TATTAGAAACAGCAGACATCCAAGGTACTTCAAATCAACTGATGGCTCCGGAAACCCTTGCGCTAAGTATTGAGCGTAAGTCACAGTTGCGGTAGACAGAAAATAACTGAGAGAGATGGCCAACACAACATCAAAATTCATCCCTCCACTATAGTTGTGAACAAACAGAACCTATGAAACATGGAAAAACATATTTTCGAATGAGAAGCATcagaaaaattaacaaaattctgagtttgaatCATAGAGTAACTGTTGTTTGCATGTAGTTGCTTAAACCTCCCCCGTTGAAATGTTCTTGTTTTCTATCttacttatttatttgaattaaaaCACATAAAAGTAAATCTCTAACATGAAAATGGATATAAAGGAAAAGCCCACCAGCTTAGCAGTTTACATATGCTCAGTAAGAGGTTTTAGAATTTGAATAGTCAAGTGATTAAACTTGTGGAAAGGCTCAGTAAGCAAAATCACTAGTTGGTATAACCAGATAGTAAATAGATGGCAACTAGTTCCAATCTGAAGATCACTGAAGAATACATACTCAAGAAATCAGAGAAAAGATGAGGGTAGAGTCGTACCTCAAAGATccttttgaaaaaatgaatGGTTAGGGCTGAACAAAGCAATAAGATTCTGATATTCTCTTGAGGATAAAGCACAAATGATGCGACACCAGCGAGAAATGCCGGATTATAAGCTATTAGCATGCCTGTTCTACTAGatagtttaattttctttgcagcaGAGGTTTTAGAACCGGAATTCCAGAACTTCGAATAGTGTAAGTGCTTTCCCCTTAGCTCTGAAAGCCCAAGACTAGAGGATGATGTGAAGCTAATCACTGTCATTGCTGTGATGAAAAGAGAAGGAGGTGGTGGGAAAATATATGTCAACATTGTGATTTCTCTCCCTAGATTTCTGTAACGAGCACAGACAAATACGTTGTTAGGAAATATAAATGCCAGCAGATAAGCACTttcctctccttttgtgaatTAAATTTTGGGCTTATAGACAATCAATATCTGATGAATAAGCTGATAAAATAGTAAATTCTTTATGAAGGTATGAGATTTATCAATTCTCATCACATctacaatattagaattagaagaagaaaacaaatttcaagGTATATAAAAACATTGTAAGAAGTACTATGTAAAGTAGGACACTCCTATGTCTATTGTTGTTATCACTTATGAAGGATGAGTAGCAAAATATTTGTGAGGAAGCAACCTctaccaaagaaaaagaaaaaaaaaagaaagaagacagAAGGCACATcctctgattttattttattttttggtctgaaaagGCACATCCTCTGATTAATActatattattaatataatttCTAACACAACTAAACTCGACCTCCATTtacatcataatataattGAACTTGATAACAATTCTAATTAATGACCAAGACAACGCTATCACTAAAACCTGTCCAAAACTACAGCTCGACCTCCAAACATTCCCAACAACAAACCCACCCACCATTACATTATATATCCCTGCATCAACCAACTGAATACAACGTCCAATTTCAATACAAATGTGTAAAAGAGTTCGTAACTTGGAAAGCATACCTCCAAAGATCTTTCAAACAGCAGCTCCCAACACaataaatgaaaaaccaaaaccGAGAAACCAAaaagcaagaagaaaaatatcgaatacttttttttgcagttacaaaaatatatttgaatttacagGAGAGCAGTTATAACTAAATAAGAGCTATGCATCATGTAATCTATCACCATATAACTCCTTGAAAGGGTAGGCCGTAACCATTGAAGTTTCTAAACTTTACACTTCAGttcaaaataaaagttttatGTTAAAAGGTAAATGggaacaaagaaataaaaaggcaagggggagagagagagagagaggctacAGTTCAAAATATTACAGTTTACTCTTTTTTCACATCAGTTTCTACAGGAGCTCCAATATTGAAATCCGATTCAGAACTGAACACTGAATCCAAGACGTACAGAGATCGAGCTTGAAAcaatgaatatttaaataaatcgAGAAAAATAGTTAACGATATCAATTTTTCTGAATTTAAACGAAAATAATGTGTCGTATAAATCAAGAATTGAAGACAATGGGGCCTCtaaccacatgaatgcagtagGGAACATGATTCTAAACTATAAGAAAACTCATAATCAACATTGGGTGTCAGGGCTTTAGAGAATCGCACCTTGGGACTGTCACTGAGCATTCAACTTTGAAGTAATAGGGCTCGAGGAATAGTCTTCTAGCGAACAAGGAGCTGAGCTCTTGAATAGTCCAGTGAGAGAGAATCCTAAAAttgtgagagaggaagagggagGGCGAAAGCGAGAGAGAAGTGATCAGAATGTTCTGGTctgaaggaaaaataaaatgattttacttatgattttaatagattgCAATTACATGATTTTACTTATATTTCTATACAAGTTTGAACTCTATCATCCATCATCATTCACCTAATACCATAGtctgaaatatcgataatatcgacgaaatatcgaggatatttaGGTTTTTTCgaatcacggatatttcggaacatatctatgtacatatcgtataaatatcgacaatatcgacgataaaatcgaaaaatatcgatgtcgataatttcgctcacatttcagcaatattttgtcaaaatatcggtgTAATATCGCTAAAATATCGAACATATCGATgtgtaggaaaaaaaaaaggtataaataaaaaataaaaaaataaaaaataaaaaaataaaaaaataaaaaaataaaaaaaagggaaaaaatggGAGAAAAAAGTACAAAGGGGATAGAATCCCTccattttactcctccaaTACCTTAACcaccatatcacttatgtttttgtgataatgtgccaaaatatttatatttatatgggtgacatgttaacaattacatgcaaaactattttgggatttatcatttgatgactactcttcacaatacacttactctacacatagagataatgaagatagtgaaaaatttgaacctcataggaactctatgtggtactaagtcactcatgtatcttaccatgcaatatataaagtgtaaaatattgtagtaaatcattatatataaatgattatggtgtgtttaatcttttttcattaattactacaaaTTTTTTACACTCACAGTGTTTGCCCGTTTgctgtataatcaacttaaatcagttaaatccatcatgctgtatttccttctaattttttgtgataaactaatagataattgactaaataaacattcttcaaagtttcaataaaaaatttcaagtttttcttacaatttccgtggtttttattcaatttttatcgatatcgaaaatatcccgatatttccatcgaaatttccaTGTTTTTGAACTATcgatatttccgatatcatCAATACTTTAGACCTTGCCTAATACATAACCTGAAGGAATATACCCAATTTTTAGGATATAGATACCAAATTTTTAGGGTTAATACAAAGATGGTGGCATAATAACCATCAAAGGTTAGTCCAGGAGGAGTACACCGACATCAACAATGTAACTCCCAACGTAGCAACAAATGGCCAGAATGAAAATGTTAAAGATACTGAGAGCCTAGACATAACATGCAAGAACACCACTCATCACCTGAGCACTCAACTGCAAATGCAAAACTACCTTTAACTCTCACAAGCAAAATAATACAATAGAAAACTGCAACTacaatgaaaaacaaatccGCACAGCTAGCTTATCGACTCCAAGAACCACGAAAGTTCTAGCAAGACCACCCAAGTCGACCAAACCAATTGACTGTCCCCGTTAATGTATGGATCCAGGATAGATCTAAGGAACACCCAAAtttgcaaaataaaagaagaaaaaaaaacaaccaagTCCAAGCCAAAGAACCCACCACACAGCTTCAGCCACTACTTCAAATCGAACACTTGGTGGGCATGATACCCCACTGTCTCAGATACCCAAATCACCTTCCTCGTCTTCTTCCATAGGAGGTTCACTTTTTTCTCTATGTTCCACAAAGTAATTGAATAATTATTCTTATTTCTTATTGTTGTTTTCATTCAAGTAATAATCAAGGTTCTGACGGGGTTTGGCAGTGGATTGCCTTGAGGGGGAGGTCtcacataaaagaaaaacagagaagagatagaaagaaaaatagaaaaatagaaagaagtGAGAACCAGGCGTAGAATGATGAGATTTTTTACGGAGCTTGGTATTTATATCACCTACTCAAAGTCTTACACAATACACCATTTAATGAAATacttcaaaattaataaacttttGAATACCACCAGACTTGTATTTAGTACttaaaaatcctaattgaatactaCTAGATTTTTAAGTTTCAAAACAATCTATTTTAAAATCTTCATTGAATACCACCagacttttatttattacttAAAAATCTTAATTAAATACAACTGGACTTTTAAGCTTCAAAACAATCTattaaaatcctaattgaatgcacctaaaatcttcaattgccaaaaattgaaatgatggaaatctaaattccgtcattttagaattctttgtaattttcaatttcttcatccaAATGGAGAGcggaaatttaaaaaaaaaagtcgtATTTTTAGCGGGTTTTCAAATA
Above is a window of Prunus persica cultivar Lovell chromosome G2, Prunus_persica_NCBIv2, whole genome shotgun sequence DNA encoding:
- the LOC18787614 gene encoding very-long-chain enoyl-CoA reductase isoform X1, whose translation is MLTYIFPPPPSLFITAMTVISFTSSSSLGLSELRGKHLHYSKFWNSGSKTSAAKKIKLSSRTGMLIAYNPAFLAGVASFVLYPQENIRILLLCSALTIHFFKRIFEVLFVHNYSGGMNFDVVLAISLSYFLSTATVTYAQYLAQGFPEPSVDLKYLGCLLFLIGISGNFYHHYLLSKIRSKGDKDYKIPKGGLFGLVICPHYLFEIVGFVGISLISQTLYAFSFTIGSALYLIGRSCATRRWYLSKFDHFPKNVKALIPFVL
- the LOC18787614 gene encoding very-long-chain enoyl-CoA reductase isoform X2; amino-acid sequence: MTVISFTSSSSLGLSELRGKHLHYSKFWNSGSKTSAAKKIKLSSRTGMLIAYNPAFLAGVASFVLYPQENIRILLLCSALTIHFFKRIFEVLFVHNYSGGMNFDVVLAISLSYFLSTATVTYAQYLAQGFPEPSVDLKYLGCLLFLIGISGNFYHHYLLSKIRSKGDKDYKIPKGGLFGLVICPHYLFEIVGFVGISLISQTLYAFSFTIGSALYLIGRSCATRRWYLSKFDHFPKNVKALIPFVL